The Paenibacillus sp. FSL R7-0204 genome includes a region encoding these proteins:
- the cls gene encoding cardiolipin synthase: protein MRIFAVILCLFIVQLAIITASEFRRPQRALAWICITFCCPPLGLLFYYFLGRDYWQSRKLGNQCISLLREIRIHVTGKIHKVKQVEDTGNPGFEHRSELLNLFSGLADSPVTSHNRCEVLSSAQAAYKSMLEVMEGAQEHIHMEFYIFREDGIGRQFQELMVRKVRQGVRVRLLCDGLGSHKLSRGFVNTLKTAGVQVYFFLPPLTALPDRRFNYRNHRKILVVDGLTGFTGGMNVGDDYLGKNPKMGFWRDTHLRLEGDAVYQLQYVFLKDWRLASGEIISHPRFFPDHSCSGREAVQIVASGPDTAMDATQEMYFASICAARQRIWMTSPYFIPDPAISRALKNAVLSGVDVRIIIPAKPDNKLVYYATLSYLENLQDAGVKFYRYTRGFMHAKVMIIDSLLGTVGSANLDMRSFYSNFELTAVLLRPEIIAELAEDFDRDLEQSEFIDPTKFRERSRNVKRIESLCQLLSPLL from the coding sequence ATGAGGATATTTGCCGTTATCTTATGTCTTTTTATTGTGCAGCTTGCCATTATTACCGCTTCCGAATTCCGCCGTCCGCAGCGGGCGCTTGCCTGGATATGCATTACCTTCTGCTGCCCGCCGCTCGGTCTGCTGTTCTACTATTTCCTGGGCCGTGATTACTGGCAGAGCCGCAAGCTTGGCAACCAGTGCATCTCCTTGCTGCGGGAAATCCGCATTCATGTTACCGGCAAGATTCATAAGGTCAAGCAGGTGGAGGATACCGGCAATCCCGGATTTGAACACCGCTCCGAGCTGCTGAATCTGTTCTCGGGGCTGGCGGACAGTCCGGTTACAAGCCACAACCGGTGTGAAGTGCTGTCCAGCGCACAGGCAGCGTATAAGTCCATGCTGGAGGTGATGGAAGGTGCGCAGGAGCATATCCACATGGAATTTTATATTTTCCGGGAGGACGGGATCGGCCGGCAGTTCCAGGAGCTGATGGTCCGCAAGGTACGCCAGGGGGTGAGGGTACGCCTGCTGTGCGATGGACTTGGAAGCCATAAACTAAGCCGGGGCTTTGTGAATACACTGAAGACCGCGGGGGTGCAGGTCTATTTTTTCCTGCCTCCGCTGACTGCACTGCCGGACCGCCGGTTCAACTACCGCAATCACCGGAAGATCCTGGTGGTGGACGGACTGACCGGATTTACCGGGGGCATGAATGTAGGCGATGATTACCTGGGCAAAAATCCGAAAATGGGCTTCTGGCGGGATACGCATCTGCGCCTTGAAGGGGATGCCGTCTATCAGCTGCAATATGTGTTTCTCAAGGACTGGCGGCTGGCGTCCGGTGAGATTATCAGCCATCCGCGCTTCTTCCCGGATCACAGCTGTAGCGGAAGGGAGGCTGTACAGATTGTCGCGAGCGGGCCTGATACGGCCATGGATGCCACTCAGGAGATGTATTTCGCTTCTATCTGCGCCGCAAGGCAGCGGATCTGGATGACCTCACCTTATTTCATCCCCGACCCTGCGATAAGCAGGGCACTGAAGAATGCGGTCCTCAGCGGAGTGGATGTGAGGATCATTATCCCCGCGAAGCCGGATAACAAGCTGGTCTATTATGCCACGCTGTCGTATCTGGAGAATCTGCAGGACGCCGGCGTGAAATTTTACCGCTATACCAGAGGGTTCATGCATGCCAAGGTAATGATTATCGACAGCCTGCTGGGCACCGTCGGCAGTGCCAATCTGGACATGCGCAGCTTCTATTCCAACTTCGAACTGACGGCGGTGCTGCTCCGTCCGGAGATTATTGCAGAGCTGGCTGAGGACTTCGACAGAGATCTGGAGCAGAGTGAATTCATTGATCCGACAAAGTTCCGGGAGCGCAGCCGTAATGTCAAACGCATAGAAAGTCTGTGTCAGCTCTTATCTCCGCTATTATGA
- a CDS encoding M23 family metallopeptidase has translation MKSQPSQKKITLLVMREAGRPVKQLQMSKPFALALPAAAALSLSSLVTSMHIHASRSIAELEAEAAALSLTNIRMELKVADKDQALQQLRGQVSELSEEAESIKDKLKSVTELEEQLQSLINKETTSSAAGSGSKAPIRTEDVGAKTYSAATSTSAALVKNSQPVVADLPDTRAGTGAAGSYGKVSRLSAGPFIREQPEALAAAVSPAVNFRIRAAATALSLPAKPQVGGEYVAVYENDPQRLVEETKDDFEEIHSIMDEMIGSISSTITQAEKAHKTRAEFQAKQAQEKQARLARAVMWPTGSKVITSSFGYRSDPFKGVSAYHSGIDIAGNIGDAVYAALGGVVTSAEQMGARGKYIIIKHDNGLETWYMHLNQMTVTPGERVGKGAQIGMLGSTGRSTGPHLHFQVVKQNKPVNPLNYVKPL, from the coding sequence ATGAAGAGTCAGCCAAGTCAGAAAAAGATTACGCTGCTCGTTATGCGTGAGGCCGGACGGCCTGTGAAGCAGCTGCAGATGTCGAAGCCCTTTGCTCTGGCGCTGCCTGCCGCGGCCGCCCTGTCCCTTTCCAGTCTGGTCACCTCCATGCATATCCATGCCTCCCGGTCCATCGCAGAGCTGGAGGCCGAGGCGGCCGCCTTATCGCTGACCAATATCCGCATGGAGCTGAAGGTTGCTGATAAGGATCAGGCGCTACAGCAGCTGCGCGGCCAGGTAAGCGAGCTCTCGGAGGAAGCGGAGAGCATTAAAGACAAGCTGAAGAGTGTGACTGAGCTGGAGGAGCAGCTGCAATCGCTGATCAACAAGGAGACCACCTCTTCTGCTGCCGGTAGCGGTTCTAAAGCGCCTATCCGCACTGAAGATGTTGGCGCCAAGACCTACAGCGCAGCTACATCAACCTCCGCAGCTCTTGTCAAAAACAGCCAGCCGGTAGTGGCGGACTTGCCTGATACAAGAGCCGGAACCGGAGCCGCTGGAAGCTATGGCAAGGTCAGCCGGTTAAGCGCCGGCCCGTTCATCCGGGAACAGCCGGAAGCTCTCGCTGCCGCCGTATCGCCTGCCGTCAACTTCCGGATCAGGGCTGCTGCCACCGCACTGAGCTTGCCTGCGAAGCCGCAGGTCGGCGGTGAATATGTCGCCGTCTACGAGAATGATCCGCAGCGGCTGGTTGAGGAGACCAAGGACGACTTCGAGGAGATCCACAGCATAATGGATGAGATGATTGGCAGTATCTCAAGCACGATTACGCAGGCCGAGAAGGCACACAAGACAAGAGCGGAGTTTCAGGCAAAACAAGCCCAAGAGAAGCAAGCCCGGCTGGCACGGGCCGTGATGTGGCCTACCGGCTCGAAGGTCATCACCTCCAGCTTCGGTTACCGCTCCGATCCCTTCAAAGGGGTCTCTGCTTATCATTCCGGGATTGATATTGCAGGAAATATCGGAGATGCAGTATACGCGGCACTGGGCGGCGTGGTTACCTCCGCAGAACAAATGGGAGCCCGGGGCAAATATATCATAATCAAGCATGACAATGGACTGGAGACCTGGTACATGCATTTGAACCAGATGACGGTCACCCCCGGTGAGCGGGTCGGCAAAGGGGCGCAGATCGGCATGCTGGGCAGCACCGGGCGCAGCACGGGCCCCCATCTGCATTTTCAGGTCGTGAAGCAGAACAAGCCGGTGAATCCGCTCAATTATGTTAAGCCATTATAG
- a CDS encoding bactofilin family protein, giving the protein MWNRRQPGASPKSTDSLIGHGGTLEGKVHCDTNLRIEGNFSGEILCEGTVTVGEQGTVHSSIEAQEIIIAGKVYGDVTAQRKLILTGTGQLHGNIAAGSLSITEGSLLNGAVAMTEQPAPETAGGLHTVTVKKTAGKRREGKQSKLEGA; this is encoded by the coding sequence ATGTGGAACAGACGTCAACCGGGTGCTTCACCCAAGTCAACCGATTCGCTGATCGGACATGGCGGCACGCTTGAAGGGAAAGTGCATTGCGATACGAACCTGCGGATTGAAGGGAATTTCAGCGGGGAAATTCTATGTGAGGGTACTGTGACGGTGGGTGAGCAAGGCACTGTCCATTCCAGCATTGAGGCGCAGGAGATCATTATCGCCGGCAAGGTCTATGGAGACGTAACCGCCCAGCGGAAGCTGATTCTCACCGGAACGGGACAGCTGCACGGCAATATTGCCGCCGGTTCCCTGAGCATTACGGAAGGCAGCCTGCTGAACGGGGCTGTGGCCATGACCGAACAGCCCGCCCCTGAGACAGCGGGCGGGCTGCATACGGTCACTGTCAAGAAGACTGCAGGCAAGCGCAGAGAAGGCAAGCAGAGTAAGCTGGAGGGTGCATGA
- a CDS encoding ABC transporter permease, producing the protein MGEFASLIHNENIKIFRRLRTWIMLVLLALMSALFPALIHFTTNGSNVVGLWDSFRTTVTIAFFLNTIFTALVAADSVAGEFTWGTIKLLLIRPWSRSKILLSKYISLVIFSLVSTGVLILFGYGSAFIFSSRAAGNAGDMVMGWGPGEYVFMIILCSYIELFLTAAIAFMISSVFRSSGLAIVLSLSIMFTKDIFIAIFNPDRYEWANYLIFAHMNLSNYVVSDTGPGGATLGFAIAVLAVYYVVFMAVSWIVFRKRDVAA; encoded by the coding sequence TTGGGTGAGTTCGCTTCTCTCATACATAATGAGAATATCAAAATATTCAGACGTCTGCGGACATGGATTATGCTGGTTTTGCTGGCACTGATGAGCGCGCTGTTTCCGGCGCTAATTCATTTCACCACGAACGGGAGCAATGTAGTCGGGCTATGGGATAGCTTCCGGACCACCGTAACCATCGCATTTTTCCTGAATACCATCTTCACGGCCTTAGTGGCTGCCGACTCCGTAGCGGGCGAATTCACCTGGGGAACGATTAAGCTGTTGCTGATCCGCCCTTGGAGCCGCTCCAAGATTCTGCTCTCGAAATATATTTCGCTGGTTATCTTCAGCCTTGTCAGCACGGGCGTGCTGATCCTATTCGGCTATGGCTCTGCCTTTATTTTCTCTTCCAGGGCTGCAGGAAATGCAGGGGACATGGTGATGGGCTGGGGGCCAGGGGAATATGTCTTCATGATTATTCTGTGCAGCTACATTGAGTTGTTCCTGACAGCAGCCATTGCCTTCATGATCTCCAGCGTGTTCCGTTCCAGTGGCCTTGCGATTGTACTGTCGCTGTCGATCATGTTCACCAAGGATATCTTTATCGCCATCTTCAACCCCGACCGGTATGAGTGGGCGAACTATCTGATTTTTGCCCATATGAATCTTAGCAATTATGTGGTGTCGGATACCGGTCCCGGAGGAGCGACGCTGGGGTTCGCGATTGCCGTCCTGGCTGTGTATTATGTTGTATTCATGGCGGTATCATGGATTGTGTTCCGTAAAAGGGATGTAGCAGCGTAA
- a CDS encoding ABC transporter ATP-binding protein: protein MPNTAEVVKPVASLMGVTKKIGSKTLISDLTLDIPPGQIFGFLGPNGAGKTTTIRMMVGLISISRGDILICGRSIKDHFEEAIANVGAIVENPEMYKFLTGYQNLRQYARMVPGVTKERINEVVELVGLSQRIDDRVKTYSLGMRQRLGVAQALLHRPKLLILDEPTNGLDPQGIRELRDYLRKLCQTEGTTVFVSSHLLSEMELMCDSVAIIQNGRLIDVKQLKTVGDAAVPVSQTFFEVDNPEAALAQIGQGVIMEGGIAVEAVREEIAELNAKLVAAGIKVYSIKALSRSLEDQFLEITGGEGIG from the coding sequence ATGCCGAATACGGCAGAAGTGGTGAAGCCCGTAGCCAGCCTGATGGGGGTCACCAAAAAGATCGGCTCCAAAACGCTGATCAGCGACTTGACACTCGACATTCCACCCGGGCAAATCTTCGGATTCCTCGGGCCGAACGGAGCCGGTAAAACCACTACCATCCGTATGATGGTAGGACTTATCTCCATTAGCCGCGGGGATATCCTGATCTGCGGACGAAGCATCAAAGATCATTTTGAAGAGGCCATAGCCAATGTGGGGGCCATCGTAGAGAATCCTGAAATGTACAAGTTCCTAACCGGATACCAGAATCTTCGCCAGTACGCCCGCATGGTGCCTGGCGTGACCAAAGAGCGCATCAATGAAGTAGTGGAGCTGGTCGGCCTCAGCCAGCGGATCGATGACCGGGTCAAGACCTATTCCTTAGGGATGCGCCAGCGGCTGGGGGTGGCCCAGGCTCTGCTGCACCGGCCGAAGCTGCTGATTCTCGATGAGCCGACCAACGGACTGGACCCGCAGGGTATCCGCGAGCTGCGTGATTATCTGCGCAAGCTGTGTCAGACTGAGGGGACAACCGTGTTTGTCTCCAGTCACCTGCTGTCCGAGATGGAGCTGATGTGCGATAGTGTGGCGATTATTCAGAACGGCCGCCTGATCGATGTGAAGCAGCTTAAGACGGTCGGGGATGCAGCGGTACCGGTAAGCCAGACCTTCTTCGAGGTAGATAACCCTGAGGCTGCACTGGCGCAGATCGGCCAAGGCGTGATTATGGAAGGCGGAATAGCGGTAGAGGCGGTTCGGGAGGAGATTGCCGAGCTGAATGCCAAGCTGGTAGCTGCCGGGATTAAGGTCTACAGCATCAAGGCGCTGTCCCGTTCGCTCGAAGATCAATTCTTGGAAATTACAGGAGGTGAAGGCATTGGGTGA